One region of uncultured Sulfurimonas sp. genomic DNA includes:
- a CDS encoding OprD family outer membrane porin: MKKRSLILAALLSSSASVSADTIEEAFKDGKVQGELKSFYINRTYDWDSGFGKDPSFYSRDGLSVGGHLGYQTASYYGFDAGATFYTTNKVDNKADNPDKNDNTIFGSDGGGYSVLGEAYISYSAGKTSLRVGQQSINTPFAAPNNFRMLPNTFEGVVIKNSDVTDTKFELGHITRIQTNGFANSVPVTNGVLDSTNSLTRLSLLYGFGPGYRVGEFTSIADVYLGSTNKKSTAGMTYLNATYTGFKGVKLELWDQYIHDIMNIVVVKASYKGKLSDINTFASVFYTKQDDVGDNLLGKAFNTAGKDKDVDATQYGAMLKASLDNGLGIDLRYVNTPASKGSVLDGGIVNALGGANPFIISQGALHANLGDTASYMAGVDYNFKPLTGIDLLSMVKYFEYDIGKYNGYQSGNAWTTKEVDFDLIYQATKDLKLQARGSFTRDWLDLGATKTLSFNEYRLIAYYAF, from the coding sequence ATGAAAAAAAGAAGTTTAATATTAGCGGCACTACTTAGTTCAAGCGCATCTGTATCAGCGGATACAATAGAAGAGGCATTTAAAGATGGTAAAGTTCAAGGGGAACTAAAGTCTTTTTACATAAATCGTACTTACGATTGGGATAGCGGTTTTGGTAAAGACCCATCTTTTTACTCTCGTGATGGTCTTTCAGTTGGTGGGCATCTTGGTTATCAGACTGCTTCGTACTATGGTTTTGATGCAGGTGCTACATTTTATACTACAAATAAAGTAGATAATAAAGCAGACAATCCTGATAAAAACGACAACACTATTTTTGGTTCAGATGGCGGAGGTTATAGTGTTTTAGGTGAGGCTTACATAAGTTACAGCGCAGGTAAAACTTCGTTGAGAGTTGGACAACAAAGCATAAATACTCCATTTGCAGCTCCAAACAACTTTAGAATGCTACCAAATACTTTTGAGGGTGTAGTTATTAAAAATAGCGATGTAACTGATACTAAGTTTGAATTAGGTCACATCACTCGCATCCAAACAAATGGTTTCGCAAACTCTGTTCCTGTTACAAATGGAGTTTTAGATTCTACAAACTCTCTTACTCGTCTTAGTTTACTCTACGGTTTTGGTCCAGGATATAGAGTAGGTGAATTTACAAGCATTGCAGATGTTTATCTAGGTTCAACAAATAAAAAATCTACTGCTGGTATGACTTATTTAAATGCAACATATACAGGTTTTAAAGGTGTAAAACTAGAGTTATGGGATCAATATATTCACGATATTATGAATATAGTTGTAGTAAAAGCTAGTTACAAAGGCAAACTAAGTGATATTAACACCTTTGCATCTGTATTTTACACAAAACAAGATGATGTTGGAGATAACTTGCTTGGAAAAGCTTTTAACACAGCTGGTAAAGATAAAGATGTAGATGCTACTCAATATGGTGCTATGTTAAAAGCTTCACTAGATAATGGTTTAGGCATAGATTTACGTTATGTAAATACTCCAGCATCTAAGGGAAGTGTTTTAGATGGTGGTATAGTAAACGCTCTTGGTGGTGCAAATCCATTTATCATCTCTCAAGGGGCTTTACATGCTAACTTAGGAGATACAGCTTCATATATGGCAGGAGTTGATTATAACTTCAAACCTTTAACTGGTATAGATTTACTAAGTATGGTAAAGTATTTTGAGTACGATATTGGCAAATACAATGGTTACCAAAGTGGTAATGCTTGGACTACAAAAGAGGTAGATTTTGACCTTATTTATCAAGCTACAAAAGATCTTAAACTTCAAGCAAGAGGTAGTTTTACTAGAGATTGGTTAGATTTGGGAGCAACAAAAACACTAAGTTTTAATGAATATCGTTTAATCGCGTATTACGCATTTTAA